One window of the Methanocaldococcus vulcanius M7 genome contains the following:
- a CDS encoding Rpp14/Pop5 family protein has product MLKTLPPTLREKKRYIAFKIIYDEEIKEGELVNLIRRAVLDYYGSWGTSKANPWLVYYNFPYGILRCQRDNVDYVKASLILVNEFKEKPINIICLGVSGTIRKAKIKFLGIKHPKRWFLVRREKMKKKSNKSVG; this is encoded by the coding sequence ATGCTTAAAACACTACCTCCCACTTTGCGGGAGAAAAAAAGATATATTGCCTTTAAAATAATTTATGATGAAGAAATAAAAGAAGGAGAGCTGGTAAACTTAATAAGAAGAGCTGTTTTAGATTATTATGGAAGTTGGGGAACCTCAAAGGCAAATCCCTGGCTCGTTTATTATAATTTTCCATATGGAATTTTAAGATGTCAGAGGGATAATGTTGATTACGTTAAAGCATCCTTAATACTTGTAAATGAATTCAAAGAAAAACCGATAAATATCATATGTCTTGGTGTTTCTGGGACGATAAGAAAGGCCAAAATTAAATTTTTAGGAATAAAACATCCAAAAAGATGGTTTTTAGTTAGAAGAGAGAAAATGAAGAAAAAATCTAATAAATCGGTGGGATGA
- the hjc gene encoding Holliday junction resolvase Hjc: MKHKYRKGSSFERELKKLLEEEGFAVVRSAGSKGVDIIAGKDGKILIFECKSSSKSKFYVNREDIEKLITFSKIFGGTPYLAVKLDGEVLFVDPNLLSKRGKHYPISKEIKVISLSFYEIVGKGKQLRIEEICETKKDEI; the protein is encoded by the coding sequence ATGAAGCATAAATATAGAAAAGGAAGTTCGTTTGAGAGAGAATTAAAAAAACTCTTAGAAGAGGAAGGTTTTGCAGTAGTTAGAAGTGCGGGAAGTAAAGGAGTTGATATAATTGCCGGAAAAGATGGCAAGATACTAATATTCGAATGTAAGTCATCTTCAAAATCAAAATTTTATGTAAATCGAGAAGATATTGAAAAACTTATAACATTCTCCAAAATATTTGGAGGAACACCTTATTTAGCAGTGAAACTTGATGGAGAAGTTTTATTTGTAGATCCCAATTTACTATCAAAAAGAGGAAAACATTATCCGATAAGCAAAGAGATCAAAGTAATTTCCCTAAGTTTTTATGAGATTGTAGGAAAAGGAAAGCAATTAAGGATAGAAGAGATATGTGAAACTAAAAAAGATGAAATATAA
- a CDS encoding CheR family methyltransferase, which produces MGGVNDTEKLTPIEQMYFKRILNHIKNVLKIDVTQYKDSYVMRRIKVRMKATKCSSFKEYYEYLKSHEDENEKLAETLTVNVTEFWRDITVYREIQKIIEGWVKDRKVRKIRIWSAGCSSGEEPYGIAIILSEAMEKYKRKLLNAVITATDIDKEILAKARKGVYQAKQLKNLPPEIIEKYFIKLNEEEYMVKNTLKKFVKFQFHDLIKDPPLKNMDMVLCRNVIIYFDKKIQEEIFLKFYEALNPGGFLILGKTEILHGEAKKLFKTYNARERIYQKPIE; this is translated from the coding sequence ATGGGAGGGGTGAATGACACTGAGAAGTTAACACCAATCGAACAGATGTATTTCAAAAGAATACTAAACCATATAAAAAATGTTTTAAAAATTGATGTTACGCAGTATAAAGATAGTTATGTGATGAGAAGAATCAAAGTTAGAATGAAAGCTACAAAATGCAGTTCGTTTAAGGAATATTACGAATATTTAAAAAGTCATGAAGATGAAAATGAAAAATTGGCAGAAACATTAACTGTAAACGTTACAGAATTTTGGAGGGATATAACTGTTTATAGGGAAATTCAGAAGATTATAGAAGGGTGGGTAAAAGATAGAAAGGTAAGAAAAATAAGAATATGGAGTGCAGGTTGTTCATCCGGAGAGGAGCCGTATGGTATTGCAATAATTTTAAGCGAAGCGATGGAAAAATATAAGAGAAAGTTGCTAAATGCAGTTATAACTGCAACTGACATAGATAAAGAAATACTTGCAAAAGCAAGAAAGGGAGTTTATCAAGCAAAACAACTGAAAAATCTTCCTCCTGAGATAATAGAAAAATACTTTATAAAACTTAATGAAGAAGAGTATATGGTAAAAAATACCTTAAAAAAATTTGTTAAGTTTCAATTTCATGATTTAATAAAAGATCCTCCATTAAAAAATATGGATATGGTGTTATGTAGAAATGTGATAATTTACTTTGACAAGAAAATTCAAGAGGAAATTTTTTTAAAATTTTATGAAGCGTTAAATCCTGGAGGATTTCTGATACTTGGAAAAACAGAAATTCTTCATGGAGAAGCAAAAAAATTGTTTAAAACATACAATGCAAGAGAAAGGATCTATCAAAAACCAATTGAATAA
- the nadC gene encoding carboxylating nicotinate-nucleotide diphosphorylase, with protein sequence MLKDYALKVLKKSLEYDVGFGDLTTESIIPNNTIAEGFIEAKETCIVCGIDFIVEFFENYGVKCEKLVEDGDKALGKILKIKGDAKTILILERTALNLIMHLSGIATTTNRVVKKVRAVNKNVKIACTRKTLPMLSPLQKYAVIVGGGDPHRFRLDDCILIKDNHISVVGLKEAVRKAREKVSFTKKIEVEVSNFKELREALEEKVDIIMLDNFKPDEIKKALEIINEFEIKNKFRPIIEVSGGITEKNILDYAIHNVDVISLGFLTHSVKSVDMSLTLKRI encoded by the coding sequence ATGCTAAAAGATTATGCATTAAAAGTTCTAAAAAAGTCATTGGAGTATGATGTCGGGTTTGGAGATCTAACAACTGAATCTATAATTCCAAATAACACAATTGCGGAGGGGTTTATTGAAGCGAAAGAGACGTGTATAGTTTGTGGAATAGATTTTATCGTTGAGTTTTTTGAAAATTATGGAGTAAAGTGTGAAAAGCTTGTTGAAGATGGAGATAAGGCACTTGGAAAGATCTTAAAAATCAAAGGAGATGCAAAAACAATATTAATTCTTGAAAGAACCGCCTTAAATTTGATAATGCATCTTTCAGGGATCGCTACGACAACCAATAGAGTAGTGAAAAAAGTTAGAGCAGTTAATAAAAACGTTAAAATAGCATGCACAAGAAAGACACTTCCAATGCTCTCCCCACTACAAAAGTATGCAGTAATTGTCGGGGGAGGAGATCCACACAGATTTAGGTTAGATGACTGTATTCTAATTAAAGATAACCATATATCGGTAGTAGGATTAAAGGAAGCAGTAAGAAAAGCAAGAGAAAAAGTTAGTTTTACAAAAAAGATCGAAGTAGAGGTTAGCAACTTTAAAGAACTTAGAGAGGCACTTGAGGAAAAAGTAGATATTATAATGCTTGATAACTTTAAGCCAGATGAAATAAAAAAAGCATTGGAAATAATTAATGAATTTGAAATAAAAAATAAGTTTAGACCCATAATTGAAGTCAGTGGAGGAATTACTGAAAAAAACATTTTAGATTATGCAATTCACAATGTCGATGTTATTTCTCTCGGATTTTTAACTCACTCAGTAAAGAGTGTAGATATGAGTTTAACCTTAAAAAGAATTTAG
- a CDS encoding UbiX family flavin prenyltransferase, with protein MRVVVCITGASGVIYAKRLLEILNKKNIHTDLIISNSAKKIIKEELGVDWKDLTELSTNYYENDDFFSPVASGSNHFDAVVVIPCSMKTLSGIANGFSSNLIVRVCDIALKEKRRLIIMPREMPLNSIHLENMLKLSNLGAVIMPPIPAFYHKPQTVKDIIDFVVGRVLDLLKIENNLFTRWGNI; from the coding sequence ATGAGGGTAGTTGTTTGTATAACAGGAGCAAGTGGGGTTATTTATGCGAAACGGTTATTAGAAATCTTAAATAAAAAAAATATTCATACCGATCTAATTATTTCAAACTCTGCAAAAAAGATAATCAAAGAAGAACTCGGAGTAGATTGGAAAGATCTCACGGAATTATCAACGAACTACTATGAAAATGACGATTTTTTTAGCCCAGTTGCCTCAGGATCTAATCATTTTGACGCAGTTGTTGTAATTCCCTGCTCAATGAAAACCCTATCTGGAATTGCCAATGGATTTTCTTCAAATCTAATTGTAAGGGTTTGTGATATTGCATTAAAAGAAAAAAGGAGATTAATAATTATGCCAAGAGAAATGCCACTTAACAGCATACACTTAGAGAATATGTTAAAACTATCAAACTTAGGGGCAGTTATTATGCCACCAATCCCTGCCTTTTATCACAAACCACAAACAGTAAAGGATATTATTGATTTCGTAGTTGGAAGAGTATTAGATCTGCTAAAAATAGAAAATAATCTGTTTACAAGATGGGGAAATATATAA
- a CDS encoding TRC40/GET3/ArsA family transport-energizing ATPase, with protein MLTKIKNSINSLRGITEKKLEKKDGTKYIMFGGKGGVGKTTMSAATGVYLSQKGLKVVIVSTDPAHSLRDIFEQEFGHEPTKVKGFDNLYVVEIDPQKAMEEYKEKLKAQMDENPFLGEMLEDQLEMASLSPGTDESAAFDVFLKYMDSNEFDVVIFDTAPTGHTLRFLGMPEVMDKYMTKMIKLRKQMSGFMKMMKRFLPFGGKDEDIDYDKMLEELEKMKERIVRARNILSDPERTAFRLVVIPEEMSILESERAMKALQKYGIPIDAVIVNQLIPEDVQCDFCRARRELQLKRLEMIKEKFGDKVIAYVPLLRTEAKGIETLKEIAKILYGEEKTDENEKEEINGEGKTEKEVKEVKVNT; from the coding sequence ATGTTAACAAAAATTAAAAATTCTATAAACTCATTAAGAGGAATTACTGAAAAAAAATTAGAAAAAAAAGATGGAACAAAATATATAATGTTTGGAGGTAAGGGAGGAGTTGGAAAAACAACAATGAGTGCTGCGACAGGAGTTTATTTGTCTCAGAAAGGTTTAAAAGTTGTAATTGTTTCAACAGACCCTGCTCACTCCTTGAGGGATATATTTGAACAAGAGTTTGGACATGAACCAACAAAAGTTAAGGGCTTTGATAACCTGTATGTTGTGGAAATAGACCCACAGAAGGCAATGGAAGAGTATAAAGAAAAACTAAAAGCACAGATGGATGAAAATCCATTCTTAGGAGAGATGTTAGAGGATCAGTTAGAGATGGCCTCTTTATCTCCCGGAACTGATGAAAGTGCTGCCTTTGATGTTTTCCTCAAATATATGGATAGCAATGAATTTGATGTTGTTATATTCGATACAGCCCCAACCGGACATACATTAAGATTTTTAGGTATGCCTGAGGTTATGGACAAGTATATGACAAAGATGATCAAATTAAGAAAACAGATGAGTGGATTTATGAAGATGATGAAAAGATTTTTACCCTTTGGAGGAAAAGATGAGGATATTGACTATGATAAAATGTTAGAAGAATTAGAGAAGATGAAAGAGAGAATAGTCAGAGCGAGAAACATCTTATCAGATCCAGAGAGGACTGCATTTAGATTGGTCGTTATTCCAGAGGAGATGAGTATTTTGGAAAGCGAGAGAGCAATGAAAGCTCTTCAAAAGTATGGAATTCCAATTGATGCGGTTATTGTAAATCAACTCATCCCGGAAGATGTGCAGTGTGATTTTTGTAGAGCAAGGAGAGAACTTCAATTAAAAAGATTAGAAATGATCAAAGAGAAATTCGGAGATAAAGTTATTGCATATGTCCCTCTTTTAAGAACAGAGGCAAAGGGTATTGAGACATTAAAAGAAATTGCAAAAATACTGTATGGAGAAGAAAAAACCGATGAGAACGAAAAAGAAGAAATTAATGGGGAAGGTAAAACAGAAAAAGAAGTGAAAGAAGTTAAAGTTAACACTTAA
- the pfdA gene encoding prefoldin subunit alpha: protein MDENLRQKAMALEIFNQQLQMIQSEITSIRALKSEILNSIETIENINANEETLIPVGPGVFLKAKIVDDKALIGVKSDIYVEKSFKEVIEDLKKSVDDLDKAEKEGLKKAEELSKAIANLRRELQLEMQKVQQKEQENKKNEEN from the coding sequence ATGGATGAAAATTTGAGACAGAAGGCAATGGCATTGGAGATATTTAATCAGCAACTTCAAATGATACAGAGTGAAATAACATCCATTAGAGCTTTAAAATCAGAGATCCTTAATTCAATTGAAACAATTGAGAATATAAATGCTAATGAAGAAACATTAATTCCAGTAGGTCCGGGAGTGTTTTTAAAAGCGAAGATTGTTGATGATAAAGCGTTGATTGGTGTAAAATCAGATATTTATGTTGAAAAGTCATTTAAAGAGGTAATTGAAGATCTAAAAAAGTCGGTAGATGACTTAGATAAGGCAGAAAAAGAAGGATTGAAAAAGGCAGAGGAATTATCAAAAGCAATTGCCAATTTAAGAAGAGAATTACAATTGGAAATGCAGAAGGTCCAACAAAAAGAGCAAGAAAATAAGAAAAATGAAGAAAATTAA
- the cfbA gene encoding sirohydrochlorin nickelochelatase: MEALVLVGHGSRLPYSKELLVNLAEKIKEKNLFPIVEIGMMEFNEPTIPEAVKKAIDQGAKKIIVVPVFLAHGIHTTRDIPKMLGLIEDTHEDDHHHHHHHHHHHDFEKLEIPEDVEIVYREPIGADDRIVDIIIDRAFGR, translated from the coding sequence ATGGAGGCGCTGGTTTTGGTAGGACATGGTAGTAGATTACCATACAGCAAAGAACTACTGGTAAACTTGGCTGAAAAAATAAAAGAGAAAAATTTATTCCCTATTGTGGAAATAGGTATGATGGAATTTAACGAACCAACGATCCCTGAGGCCGTTAAAAAGGCAATAGATCAGGGAGCTAAGAAGATAATTGTTGTTCCAGTGTTTTTAGCCCATGGTATTCACACAACAAGGGATATTCCAAAGATGCTCGGGTTAATTGAAGATACTCATGAAGATGATCACCACCATCATCATCACCATCATCACCACCACGATTTTGAAAAGTTAGAGATTCCTGAGGATGTTGAAATTGTATATAGGGAACCTATTGGAGCAGATGATAGAATTGTAGATATAATTATAGACAGGGCTTTTGGAAGATAA
- the selB gene encoding selenocysteine-specific translation elongation factor: MKNVNVGLFGHIDHGKTELAKQLTEIISTSALDKPKESKKRGITIDLGFSSFVLDNYRITLVDAPGHSELIRTAIGAGNIIDVALLVVDAKEGPKTQTGEHLLVLDLLKIPTIVVLNKIDIASSEEIKRTEELMKQILNSTLYLKNSKIVKISAKTGEGIDHLKKELKQLLDTINIKREIDCYLKMPIDHAFKIKGVGTVITGTIHKGTVKVGDLLKILPINQEVKVKSIQCFKQDVERAYAGDRVGMSLMGVEPESLFRGCVLTSEDTKLKVVDKFIAKIKILDLFKYDLTPKMKVHVNVGLLTVPATIIPYTLEKINDKEEPIVLNEVKKGMSCYCMFKLEEKVVVEEGDKLLIMRLDLPPTTLRICGFGRIVDFKNVDLKKIVIKEGKVVKKKDRVYIEGLATSKISGEKLIGEKVYIPEKDIWGVIKGTFGTKGYLLVDFEDDVEGGEKAVLKRVRKWG; encoded by the coding sequence ATGAAGAACGTAAATGTTGGGTTGTTTGGGCATATAGATCATGGAAAAACAGAACTGGCAAAACAATTAACAGAGATAATCTCAACATCTGCATTAGATAAACCAAAAGAATCAAAAAAAAGAGGAATAACTATTGATTTAGGTTTTTCTTCATTTGTCCTTGACAACTATCGAATCACCTTAGTTGATGCTCCTGGACATTCTGAGTTGATAAGAACAGCAATTGGGGCAGGAAATATTATAGATGTTGCCTTGCTTGTTGTAGATGCAAAAGAAGGGCCAAAAACACAAACAGGAGAACATCTTTTGGTGTTAGATCTATTAAAAATTCCTACAATAGTGGTTTTGAATAAGATAGATATTGCAAGTAGTGAGGAGATAAAAAGAACAGAAGAACTGATGAAGCAGATATTGAACTCAACTTTGTACTTAAAAAACTCTAAAATTGTAAAAATTTCAGCAAAGACAGGAGAAGGGATAGATCATTTGAAAAAAGAACTTAAACAGTTATTAGATACTATTAATATAAAGAGGGAGATTGATTGTTATTTAAAGATGCCAATAGATCATGCATTTAAGATAAAGGGTGTCGGAACAGTTATAACTGGAACAATCCATAAAGGAACCGTAAAAGTTGGAGATCTACTAAAAATTTTACCAATAAATCAAGAAGTTAAAGTTAAGAGTATACAATGTTTTAAACAGGATGTAGAAAGAGCGTATGCAGGAGATAGAGTAGGAATGTCGTTAATGGGTGTAGAGCCAGAGAGTTTGTTTAGAGGATGCGTATTGACATCAGAAGATACAAAATTAAAAGTGGTTGATAAATTTATTGCAAAAATAAAGATTTTAGACCTTTTTAAATATGATCTAACCCCTAAGATGAAAGTTCATGTAAATGTTGGGCTATTAACAGTTCCTGCTACAATAATTCCATATACGTTGGAAAAAATAAATGATAAGGAAGAACCTATTGTGCTGAATGAAGTTAAAAAAGGAATGTCTTGCTACTGTATGTTTAAGTTAGAGGAGAAGGTTGTAGTCGAAGAAGGGGATAAACTTCTGATCATGAGATTAGATCTACCTCCAACGACTTTGAGAATTTGTGGTTTTGGAAGAATAGTTGATTTTAAAAACGTAGATCTTAAAAAAATTGTAATTAAAGAAGGAAAAGTTGTTAAAAAGAAAGATAGAGTATACATAGAGGGACTTGCCACATCAAAAATATCGGGAGAAAAGCTTATTGGAGAGAAAGTTTATATCCCAGAGAAGGACATTTGGGGAGTTATAAAGGGAACATTTGGAACTAAGGGTTATTTGTTGGTAGATTTCGAGGATGATGTAGAGGGGGGAGAAAAGGCAGTGTTAAAGAGAGTTAGAAAGTGGGGTTGA
- a CDS encoding monovalent cation/H+ antiporter subunit E: MRLLATIGYLAVLIKAITESWVDVVRRSINGKIEPQIIEMESIIENPTGLILLSWSITATPGTLVIDLLPEERKLKVAVISPRSREDIVPFEPYIKKMFD, from the coding sequence ATGAGATTGCTCGCAACTATCGGATATTTAGCAGTGTTGATAAAGGCAATCACAGAATCGTGGGTAGATGTTGTCAGACGATCAATAAATGGAAAAATAGAGCCCCAAATTATTGAAATGGAATCTATAATTGAAAATCCTACCGGATTAATACTCCTCTCGTGGTCAATAACCGCTACACCAGGAACTCTCGTTATCGATCTACTCCCTGAAGAAAGAAAACTAAAAGTAGCAGTTATAAGCCCAAGAAGTAGAGAAGATATTGTTCCATTCGAGCCATACATAAAGAAAATGTTTGATTAA
- a CDS encoding signal recognition particle protein Srp54: MLDKLGENLNKALNKLKAAAFVDRKLIKEVIKDIQRALIQADVNVKLVLKMSKEIERRALEEKTPKGLSKKEHIIKIVYEELVKLLGEEAKKLELNPKKQNVILLIGIQGSGKTTTAAKLARYVQKRGLKPALIAADTYRPAAYEQLKQLAEKIHVPLYGDETRTKDPVEIVKEGMQKFKKADVLIIDTAGRHKEEKGLLEEMKQIKEITNPDEIILVIDGTIGQQARIQAKAFKDAVGEIGSIIVTKLDGSAKGGGALSAVAETQAPIKFIGVGEGIDDLEPFDPKKFISRLLGMGDLDSLLEKAEDMVDEKTEESIDAIMKGKFTLNELMTQLEAIENMGSMKKIMSMIPGLGGMPKELSHLTESKIKRYKVIISSMTKEERENPKIIKASRIKRIARGSGTSESDVREVLRYYETTKNAIDKLRKGKMLRIGGPLGQIMRQLMYREG, encoded by the coding sequence ATGCTCGACAAATTAGGAGAAAATTTAAATAAGGCGCTAAATAAGTTAAAAGCTGCTGCTTTTGTTGACAGAAAACTAATAAAGGAGGTTATAAAAGATATACAAAGGGCTTTAATTCAGGCGGATGTTAATGTTAAATTAGTTTTAAAGATGAGCAAAGAAATAGAAAGAAGAGCTTTGGAAGAAAAAACACCAAAAGGATTATCAAAGAAAGAACATATTATAAAAATTGTTTATGAAGAACTCGTTAAACTCTTAGGAGAAGAAGCCAAAAAACTCGAATTAAATCCAAAAAAACAGAACGTGATATTGCTAATTGGGATTCAAGGAAGTGGAAAAACAACAACTGCTGCTAAATTAGCAAGATATGTCCAAAAGAGAGGTCTAAAACCTGCTCTAATTGCTGCTGACACTTACAGACCAGCTGCCTATGAACAACTAAAACAGTTAGCAGAAAAGATTCACGTGCCACTATATGGGGATGAGACAAGAACAAAAGATCCCGTAGAGATCGTTAAAGAAGGAATGCAAAAATTTAAAAAAGCTGATGTTCTAATAATAGACACTGCTGGGAGACATAAAGAAGAAAAAGGACTTCTCGAAGAGATGAAACAAATTAAAGAAATAACTAACCCTGATGAGATAATATTAGTTATTGATGGAACTATTGGACAGCAAGCAAGAATACAAGCCAAAGCATTTAAAGATGCAGTTGGAGAGATTGGAAGCATAATAGTTACGAAGTTGGATGGATCCGCCAAGGGAGGTGGAGCGTTAAGTGCTGTTGCAGAAACACAGGCACCCATAAAATTTATTGGTGTGGGAGAGGGGATCGATGACCTTGAACCATTCGATCCAAAAAAATTCATATCTCGACTCTTGGGAATGGGGGACTTAGACAGTTTATTAGAGAAAGCTGAGGATATGGTTGATGAGAAAACAGAGGAGAGCATTGACGCAATAATGAAAGGTAAATTCACTCTAAATGAGTTGATGACGCAATTAGAGGCAATTGAAAATATGGGATCTATGAAAAAGATTATGAGTATGATTCCCGGACTTGGAGGAATGCCAAAAGAACTCTCTCACTTAACTGAATCCAAGATAAAAAGATACAAGGTAATTATAAGCTCCATGACAAAGGAAGAGAGAGAAAATCCAAAAATTATTAAAGCGTCAAGAATAAAACGAATTGCGAGAGGATCTGGAACGAGTGAAAGTGATGTTAGGGAAGTGCTGAGATACTATGAAACAACGAAAAATGCAATTGATAAATTAAGAAAAGGAAAAATGTTAAGAATTGGAGGGCCATTAGGACAAATTATGAGGCAATTGATGTATCGGGAAGGTTAA
- a CDS encoding DUF116 domain-containing protein, whose translation MTNLEEENLDLGGVLQLIGVITIVLLTLAFLSFLLILVIGFILLKKNKLIFPNLALFLMDNLYSVLLKIFLLVGTEDTFYRVGIEFYNKYYEDKFKKAKKRVLVLPHCLRDVKCPAKLTPKGVECVFCNRCGVGEILKVAESRGYKVYIIPGSTFLKRILKEEMPEAVFGVACNRDLFYGMNSLSRKGIPSQGQPLLRDGCINTIVDMEELISRLKSL comes from the coding sequence ATGACTAACTTGGAGGAAGAGAACTTGGATTTGGGAGGAGTTCTACAACTTATTGGAGTCATAACGATTGTATTGCTTACTCTTGCGTTTCTATCCTTCTTATTAATCTTAGTGATTGGATTTATATTATTAAAGAAAAATAAACTAATATTCCCAAATTTAGCTCTGTTTTTAATGGATAACCTTTATTCAGTCCTACTTAAAATTTTTCTATTAGTTGGAACGGAAGATACCTTTTATAGAGTTGGAATAGAATTTTATAATAAGTATTATGAAGATAAATTTAAAAAAGCAAAAAAAAGAGTTTTAGTTCTTCCCCACTGCCTTAGAGATGTTAAATGTCCTGCAAAATTAACTCCCAAAGGTGTAGAGTGTGTATTTTGCAATAGATGTGGGGTTGGAGAGATCTTAAAAGTTGCGGAAAGTAGGGGCTACAAAGTTTATATAATTCCGGGATCTACATTTTTAAAAAGAATATTGAAAGAAGAGATGCCAGAGGCAGTTTTTGGGGTTGCCTGCAATAGAGATCTGTTTTATGGAATGAACTCCTTATCAAGGAAGGGAATTCCCTCCCAAGGGCAACCTCTCTTAAGAGATGGATGCATAAATACGATAGTAGATATGGAAGAATTAATATCAAGATTAAAGTCCCTATAA
- a CDS encoding 2-isopropylmalate synthase, whose translation MKVRIFDTTLRDGEQTPGVSLTPSDKLEIARKLDELGVDVIEAGSAITSKGEREGIKLITKEGLNAEICSFVRALPIDIDAAVECDVDSVHLVVPTSPIHIKYKLRKTEDEVLETALKAVEYAKDHGLIVELSAEDATRSDVNFLIKLFNEGKKVGADRVCVCDTVGILTPQKSQELFKKISENVDLPVSVHCHNDFGMATANTCSAVLGGAVQCHVTINGVGERAGNASLEEVVSALTVLYNYKTNVKMEKLYEVSRLVSRLMKLPVPPNKAIVGDNAFAHEAGIHVDGLIKNTETYEPIKPEMVGNRRRIILGKHSGRKALKYKLDLMGIKVNEDQLNKIYEKIKEFGDLGKYISDADLLAIIREVLGKEIEEKIKLDELTVVSGNKITPIASVKLHYKGEDITLIETAYGVGPVDAAINAVRKAISGVADVKLEEYRVEAIGGGTDALIEVRVKLRKGMDIVEVKKADADIIRASVDAVMEGINLLLS comes from the coding sequence ATGAAAGTTAGAATATTTGACACTACTTTGAGAGATGGAGAACAAACTCCCGGTGTTTCACTAACTCCAAGTGATAAACTGGAAATTGCAAGAAAATTGGATGAGTTGGGTGTCGATGTAATAGAAGCAGGTTCTGCAATAACATCTAAGGGGGAAAGAGAAGGAATAAAGTTAATAACAAAAGAAGGTTTAAATGCAGAGATATGCTCATTCGTGAGAGCTTTACCGATTGATATTGACGCAGCAGTTGAGTGCGATGTAGATAGTGTCCATCTTGTAGTGCCAACATCTCCTATACATATAAAGTATAAACTTAGAAAAACAGAAGATGAGGTTTTAGAGACAGCTTTAAAGGCCGTTGAATATGCAAAAGATCACGGATTGATTGTAGAGTTGTCTGCAGAAGACGCTACAAGAAGTGATGTCAATTTTTTAATAAAGTTGTTCAATGAAGGAAAAAAGGTTGGGGCAGATAGGGTTTGTGTATGTGATACTGTTGGAATCTTAACTCCTCAAAAAAGTCAGGAATTATTTAAAAAGATAAGTGAAAATGTTGATCTGCCTGTCTCAGTTCACTGTCATAATGATTTTGGAATGGCCACAGCGAATACTTGCTCAGCAGTTTTAGGAGGGGCAGTTCAGTGTCACGTAACGATCAATGGAGTTGGAGAAAGGGCAGGAAACGCCTCTTTAGAAGAGGTTGTAAGTGCATTAACAGTACTTTACAACTACAAAACCAACGTAAAAATGGAAAAGTTATATGAAGTTTCGAGATTGGTTTCAAGATTGATGAAACTTCCTGTGCCTCCAAACAAAGCGATCGTTGGGGATAATGCATTTGCTCACGAGGCAGGAATACACGTTGATGGATTAATAAAAAATACTGAGACGTATGAGCCAATAAAACCTGAGATGGTCGGAAATAGGAGGAGAATAATATTGGGAAAACATTCTGGAAGAAAAGCATTAAAGTATAAACTTGATCTGATGGGTATAAAAGTTAATGAAGATCAGTTAAATAAAATATATGAAAAAATAAAAGAGTTTGGAGATCTTGGAAAATACATTTCAGATGCAGATCTCCTGGCAATAATTAGGGAGGTTTTAGGTAAAGAAATAGAGGAAAAGATAAAATTAGATGAGTTAACGGTGGTTTCTGGAAACAAGATCACTCCGATTGCTTCTGTTAAGCTTCACTATAAAGGAGAGGATATAACGTTAATAGAAACTGCCTATGGAGTTGGGCCTGTCGATGCGGCAATAAATGCAGTAAGAAAGGCAATAAGTGGTGTTGCAGATGTTAAATTGGAGGAATATAGGGTAGAGGCAATTGGAGGAGGAACAGATGCTTTAATTGAGGTAAGGGTAAAGTTAAGAAAGGGAATGGATATTGTAGAGGTTAAAAAAGCAGATGCAGATATAATAAGAGCATCTGTTGATGCAGTTATGGAAGGAATAAATTTACTTCTCAGTTAA